DNA sequence from the Antedon mediterranea chromosome 7, ecAntMedi1.1, whole genome shotgun sequence genome:
AAGCCAGTGTTAATGTacagtaaaacaaattaatcataTCAGACTATAGAATACTCCatgaatatgatattatttattattttatttgattaatttatggCAAATACAAACATTAACTTGGCACAAATAGCTTTATTGTGCCAAGAAGTGGGAAAAGAGGCCAATAGCTTCTGTAGGCCCTTCCAGCATGACACGATAATAATTTATAGAGAATGATGTCACAGTACTGAACTTGGCAAAGCATAAAGGAAATGCACAACCAATACGTCTATTAAGTAACAATGAAATTAAACTCCCGAGGAATATCATCATATCCCTATGGAAAGTTTATGGGATTGTGCCTTATCCCAACGGAAAATGTATGGGGTTGTGTCCTTTTGAAACAAGTCTTCCTATACATGGTGATACACTAACACAAACTGTACTATGTATGCATGTAATGTTACAGTAAATAATCCTCTATATGTTTTtccaatatattaataatacatgCACGACATGACTAAATTTATAACTATGAATTGAATTTAGATCAGAGGCATAAAGTTTCTAGGAAAAAACAATCAAACGTAGTCCTACATCcttttttgaataataaacatACAATGTTTAAACTCTTTTTGTGAATAATTTTAAAGAGAAAACAGATGAAATATAGCAACACAAATAAGATTCCTATTGCGGATTGCAAGCCAGTTTAAATTATACATCGTTTGTGATgtcaatttttattattgtatttttcagGGATAGATCCATTTTTGTGTTCATGATGCATGACAAAAATATGCAAACAAGAGGTTTATAAACAAGACATTTTGGGGGTGGGGTGGGGGTGCGGGGGAGGGATATGTTTATATAAATGGAAAGGATGTTTCCATTGAAGCAatcaaatgaaataatattatgttaCATGCTGTTTGTTAATATATATACCTATGTTTTTAGAGGGAAGAATACAGTAGGGAAAGGGTTAGGTTCAGGCAAAAAAGAAATCTTTACTCTCTGAGGTAGAAATTTGAATCAATCTATgtgtatcaatattttaaaaaaataaatacaacattttaattttgttattggAAATGATGTTGACACTGAGATAATTATCAAATGGAACTACTGtacaaacattaatattaatataatatatgttaaTATATACATTCTAATGATATTTACATACTGTAGACCTATGTTCTTTTAAACCATAGAGAAAGGTTGAGAACTTTTGTAAGTCTTTGATTGACACTGAAGTGTTTAGGGTGATGTCATGAATAATGTTGCCAAACTTCCGACAACATCAAGCACTTACGAAAGTTAAGAAAAGAAAAGCTATCGGAAAAAATTCATACAAAAGCAGCAGctgatataaataaaaaaattgcaaaatgttTGGCATGTTTCCGAAATAATTTGATCCCTTTAATGGTCTATATAGAGAAATTATGAAAAtcataatttcattattttagcAGCCAATGTAAATGACCTTgtagttaataataatcattcaaTTCATAATGGTTGAGTGACCAGTAACAAGGAATGAATTCACTGATATATACATCCTGGTAATCCAAATTAAATTCTACAGCACTTGAAATTAGACCTACCACAATGATATTGACACTGATTTTCCGGTAATAAATTACCAACATGGATCTCGTTGTTCTGGCATGATGGAAATTGTTACATGTTCACACtcacaaatattatttattatgtaccaACACAGAAGCTCTATTCACACAGAATTGTAGTAAGCTCAGTGATGTAACCACAAGAAATAatagcgggggggggggggggggggggggtgtgaaTCAAGGgatggtgggggggggggggtccctTTAGCTCAGTGCCCCCACATAAATTTCGTAAATTGTTATGCAAAGGCTCAGCCCTTCATTTCACTATTTTTAGGCCCTGCGATCCACCCCCACatttttcaaaatcctggatcaaCCACTAAATAAAATTGTCGGTTTTCGTAAGAAAAGgcaacaatctctgttcaagtcactgggttgtcaaaggcctctgtgaaaaagtggacaggttgaaaccttaccaaccgtactggtgcCTACAGCTCTGAAGTTGAAACCCAGAATTATTGCTGATTAAAAACGCAAGGAAAAAGTAATATTGCAGCGACTTATTCGTGAAAATTAAATGTGAAAATGGTCCCACTAAAAGGTGTAGATTTTTCATTTATGTATGTATGGAAAAGAGGTTCGAAAATAATTGCGGAATTGAGCtgttcaaaattttaaaatttgttcaTAATTTCCTTAACTGCCAGCAAGTAGGTGTGCCGACATAAGGatgtgatgattttttttaccataCTGTTGGTGCTGAGATTATAATTAACAGTGTGTGGTATCTGAAATTTAGTTTATACTGTAAGTACATGAAGGTACGGGATTTTATTGAGCATGGCGCTACTAGGTCAAATggtatcctgtataaatatactataagtaaaatactttaatTATCTGTGTTGCAATTGCCTAGTAGCCCCACTTCGatcttatttaaataaatgtcatGCATACAAGGTGTTATAAGTTGACTATGGTCAGCTCAAAGTCTACAGACAACGATCTCTTTTATCAGTAATGTTGTTTGCTTGCTAGGGTTGGTACCAATTTAAACGATGATACAATTGCCTATACGTGCGGTATGGCGATAGCAGGCCATGAGAATTATCTACTAAGGTAGCCATTAAGTATGCATGAATATATGACTTGGCTTTTCTAACATGCAGGCCAACCATGATGGgttaataattcataattctcAAACATTTGatgactaatattaataattctttCTCCATTTGCGACCTTATTTTCAGTGATAACATATTCTTAGGAATGGGTAATAATACTAACTTTCGCCTAGCAAAACTACGAGTTTACAAATACCATACAAAACGCTCTTGTTTATGTccatatgtacagtatataaactcCCAAGTTTTGCTGTGGAAGAGGTATTATTCTGTCTTACGCAAGCTTGTGTTCAGCAATAGCAGTTTGTTTCATAACCTATTTTCCCCTTCTTTCAACACATAgatatcaaatttaaaattaggtGAACCAGTCCCAATCAAAGTCAAGGTATTAACCAATGTAATAGTGTAATCTGTTCAGCCTATGGCCCATGTCATCATAAAGAAATAGGTTAAATTTGATGTACATGTGCAATTGTCTTACCTGTGGTTTTGCTGGTTCTACTGGGGCTGGTACTACTGGAGCTTGGACTACTTGGGCTGGTATAGGTACTTCCTCTTCTTCATGCTCTTCTTCTACAACTACTACTGGTGATGGCACCTCTTCCTCTTGATGGACTGGTTCTGGTTCTGGTACTGGTTCTTCaggtggaggaggaggaggaaagTCGTCGCCAGAATCTGATGGCTGTTCTTCTACTTGTGATTCTAATTGTGTTTCTACTGGTGCTGGGTATTCTTCTGTTTTCTCTTCTTGGTTGTCAACTGGATCTTCTGTGATGGCGATTGCTGCCGCAGCAGCTACTGGAACTTCAATTTCTTCACTAGACTGACTTACACCATTTAcctgtacatataaataaaaaaacattcaggATCATGTCAAAacttctactgcagttactgcagtaacttcatTTGTTACTCCAACACATGATTCAGTTTGTTTCTATGTGGAGGTCTATATGGCATTTACTATAATCAACAGTGGATGACTGTAAAGAATAAATTCAATGAACACTGGTTAGTGACAAAGGTGTATCACGATACAGTACTTCAGTTAGTGTTTGGGGTGTTTCACAACATTATTTAGAAACTTTATAAcattgatggtactttactgggtTCTTTATTTCTTACGTCTCCTAAGCTGGTgtatccaggatattattattatttttaaattacctcAGGCTTTTCTTCTGCTTTTCCATTCTGTTGTGGTTTTTCTTTTTCCTCTTCTTTGTATCCCGttatcatttctttttttacgGTAACCCCTCGTTTCTTAAACCAAGCGTCTAGGTCTTTGTCAACGACCAATAAAATGGTCACGCCTGGTTTCGCTTTTATCCTCGCTACGACTTGTGAATGTGTTTCTCGTTCAATATTTACATGATTTACTTCAATAACTCTGTCACCAGCTAACAGTCCTGCTCGTTCTGCAGGAGAATCTAAAGAGAGaaattgataaatatttcatttcatttatataaaaaatggcTGGGGCTTCTAAAGACACAGTGAAGCTCTATAGCCAGTCTCAGCTATTCATAAAagacaatgttaaaataaactaattattCATATTCTATAGAAATATACATGAACTCCAAGAGCACACACCCCCGTCTAGGCATATGAAAATCACATATTCCCATACAGCTATAAAACCATCCTTTAAAATCTTATGAAAATCGAGCACTCattttttgagtaatcctgctaactaaCAAACACAGAAAGGAACACACCCGATTGACCTCATAACCTCTCGCCATTTTGTTGCAGGTAAATATGTTGTAGAAATACCAAATCCTAATATTCATAATTAACAGGCATAGAACAAATTCTAAAATGAacattattaaaagaaacaaacaataataattaatatttaaatttctaaataaatgaTGTATGTTGAAATGAGAtaccaataataattaattttcacaAAGGAAGACACAGACaataaactaattaatattcatattattcTTGAAGAAACAAACATTATCTTGTTGAAATATAAACCATAgtgaatataaatttaatatgttCTCGGTACTATTCTTCAAATACAAATTATCATCTCCTTAaacaataaatttttatttggttGATGGCTTTGCAGTAGTAAAGAATTAAAGATTAGCTGGTATATAAGAGTGAAATAACAACTCCATAAATGTGTTTTAATAACAACCAAATTATCGACAATTTGTTATGTCAATTTAGGaatcatttcaaaattattctgctgtagttactgcagtaaccgtatttttttactgcaataatgtaTGATATCATTTTGTTTCTATTATTACAACCAAATTATCAACAATTTGTTATGTGTTGTCAATTTAGGaatcatttcaaaattattctgctgtagttactgcagtaaccatatttttttattgcaataatgtatgatattattttttatctatgTACTGTAGGTTTACAGGTATGAGTCACTGCCATCaacttgtatatattttttttaccaaaaagAGCTTGAccaaataattgcataaacaggtttaaatagtaaacaaatgtaattactgcagtaactgcagtagaataattacACGGTCCTGGCGGAACTAATCTATCCCCTCTCCCACTCATCAACCTACACccatgtttgtttatttattatttactaaagAACACTCAACACCTATCACTATTGTAGTTATGatcctattcaattcaattcactaCAATGAAGGATATTCATTTTAGTGGTCACAAATTAATCATGAACTCTCCCCTGAAATTGATTTCTTTCAAACACATGTTTGCTTATAAACAAAAGAACATATTTTATAAGTTATTTCTAAAAAACCATGtcaaataaatgttttcttCATCTGTTCACTTTCTTATTTGTttaagcatggaggtataaaaatcaaataaagcTAGCCTACCACAAGTGTCAGTGTTTTAAGTGTCGGTACTACACCtaagttttttttattgcgATTTGATTTTACAACTGTTACTGTTATACATCTTGCATTGTTAACTTTATTTCAATTAAACTGTAACAAATCATAACACAATTCAACACCTCAATTTAAaagtaaaactataaaaaaatcaTTGAAAAATCAATGGAACACTCCACGATTTATTTAAACCTTGTTCACATGTCTGACCATAAAACCAATCGCGAGCGGTCAACTGTTCTCTAGTCGATTGGTGGTTGGAGCGAGAATGTGATCATTTTGTTTtgcaaaaaataactttaaaactCTTGGATTTGAATTCAACCATGTGTaaagaataaaagaaaaactcCCACGATAACAACTGCCATTCAGAATTCAATAAGATTTCAAAGGCAAAGAATACTTTTGGGTTGACATGAATGGTTATATATATAGGTGACTCATTTAACGGATCAGTAGTTATACTTTGTGACCGAGACTGGCCTTCATATTGATAGAATTGTATGTATAGTAATAGTAGACGGACTTTTATATGGGTGTACAGTACCATGACTGTACAGTAACTGGAGGTTCACTGATCCACCTAGCGACACAGCTTATCACTGGGTGGATCCCAGGCATTTTTGATAATTTAAGATCTCTTTCAAACACATTACCAGATTTAGGCTGATAGACAAAGGCCTAAGCCAACTTCAGAAAGTCGGAAAAAATGTGAAGGAAGGAGAAAAGGAGATTGGGAAAATGTGAGGGTGAAAAGGGAGAGGAAAATGGGAGGGTGAAAAGGGAGAGGAAAATGGGAGGGTGAAAAGGGAGAGGAAAATGGGAGGGTGAAAATGGAGAGGAAAATGGGAGGGTGAAAGGGGAGAGGAAAATGGGAGGGTGAAAGGGGAGAGGAAAATGGGAGGGTGAAAGGGGAGAGGAAAATGGGAGGGTGAAAGGGGAGAGGAAAATGGGAGGGTGAAAAGGGAGAGGAAAATGGGAGGGTGAAAGGGGAGAGGAAAATGGGAGGGTGAAAGGGAAGAGGAAAATGGGAGGGTGAAAGGGGAGAGGAAAATGGGAGGGTGAAAGGGGAGAGGAAAATGGGAGGGTGAAAAGGGAGAGGAAAATGGGAGGGTGAAAAGGGAGAGGAAAATGGGAGGGTGAAAGGGGAGAGGAAAATGGGAGGGTGAAAGGGGAGAGGAAAATGGGAGGGTGAAAAGGGAGAGGAAAATGGGAGGGTGAAAAGGGAGAGGAAAATGGGAGGGTGAAAGGGGAGAGGAAAATGTGACGGTAAAGGGGGAGAGGAAAATGGAAGGGTGAAAGGGGAGAGGAAAATGTGACGGTAAAGGGGGGAGAGGAAAATGAGAGGGTGAAAGGAAAATGGGAGGGTGAAAGGGGAGAGGAAAATGTGACGGTAAAGGGGGAGAGGAAAATGGGAGGGTGAAAGGAAAATGGGAGGGTGAAAGGGGAGAGGAAAATGTGACGGTAAAGGGGGAGAGGAAAATGGAAGGGTGAAAGGGGAGAGGAAAATTTGACGGTAAAGGGGGAGAGGAAAATGTGACGGGGGAGAGGAAAATGTGACGGTAAAGGGGGAGAGGAAAATGGGAGAGGAAAATGTGACGGTAAAGGGGGAGAGGAAAATGGGAGGGTGAAAGGGGAAAGGAAAATGGTATGGCATAGTGGGAAAGGGTATGGAAAAAAGGGTGCTTTTCTGTAACCTCTCAGCATATGATTAGTACATGCATTGATAGGTACAGTAGCATATTTGGGCAATTTATAACCAAATATACAGTTTTATACTCTCTCAAACATACACCTTTtccagtactgtacatatttgtacactactgtactactatgaAATAATACAACCACTTGTTTCTATTTATACAGATTCACTAGTATTATCTGTGTTTATAATACTCTGTTTATGTTTATGACCTGAATATAATGGTAGGAATGTGTGAATCTTTTCACTTCAATTCACCCTGATGCCTGAATTCCAGCTGTCACTGCTGTatcaatgtactgtacagtacatcttATTTTAACATAACTCACTATATAAAACAACGAAATACCAATACTGAATATAGTtggtatacagtacaatatgaATATCCCATTAAACAATATGAATATTCCAACTCCACATTTACAAGGACTGATACATTCTGTAGAGTTTCAAGATTAAATCGTAAAATATGTGTTAAAAAGTATGGGTAGGAATATTactgttttacaaataatgaatgtttatgtgtTTCATGAGTTTAAGTAATGTCATGATGTGAATGATGATAAAGTTATATGTCAACGAGGCGAAGCCGAGTTGAAAGATAActtttcatcattcaccaaataccattatttgtaccattacacgaatatagaACTCATCCAGCTGGCTAattctgtttgtttttttcaacgATTCTACATTGTGGAGATGTTCCcattaaaataatcaaaatcatacaaacaaaagctaatttaaatgtagtaatagtgcatactattgcacaccatgtgacccacaatcgtccaatcaaatgaccggaatttatttaggtgttataaaaacaatactactgtacatttatatatattaatgtattCAATGTACTAGTTGAATGGTGGGAATAGGGTATTCctgagttgaaagattgactaTTCTATTGTTGAATAGGGTAGTCATtactttaaacaaatttaaatctaACTAAAGTAATCAGAATAATTTTATCCCACTAGGACAATAGGATGGACATACAAAAAAGTGTACACTTGGTCATTGTTGTGATAACAGTTTAGCATTGACCTCAAGGT
Encoded proteins:
- the LOC140054684 gene encoding uncharacterized protein, whose translation is MVSDKEKRRSRSSKSKSDVPPSEPRLCTIERGPAGYGFNLHGEKGQHGQYIRAVDQDSPAERAGLLAGDRVIEVNHVNIERETHSQVVARIKAKPGVTILLVVDKDLDAWFKKRGVTVKKEMITGYKEEEKEKPQQNGKAEEKPEVNGVSQSSEEIEVPVAAAAAIAITEDPVDNQEEKTEEYPAPVETQLESQVEEQPSDSGDDFPPPPPPEEPVPEPEPVHQEEEVPSPVVVVEEEHEEEEVPIPAQVVQAPVVPAPVEPAKPQKTSGLDLSDMSKARNLAMGQSKKKNAHASDWKSKNQAFNQL